A part of Balneola sp. genomic DNA contains:
- a CDS encoding 1,4-beta-xylanase, whose translation MSLRSKTRSVFILVIVIFGLSLQACTQQEEQTQSLYKAYEDAFLIGTALNRAQIFANAPELTRDTVRADRRGYFYSREIIPDPEGLELGLKHFNVITPENVMKWEEIHPSPGVYNFEAADRLVDIAQQESKTIVAHTLVWHSQVPDWVFEDEDGDELTREALLNRMKDHIQTIVGRYKGKVYGWDVVNEAFNEDGSFRESRWFEIIGEDFISKAFEYAHEADPDAQLYYNDYNMENPEKRAGIIKHLQKMLDEGVPVTGVGSQSHYSLRNFPEFSEIEQSIIDLSSLGVDVMITELDLNVLPSAWSEDGPTKEGTDIYQDGLPEEVEEEFTKVHKDLFELYLKHSDVLTRVTFWGVSDNGTWLNYLPTERVNYSLLFDRDNQPKPAFHALIDVANNHFKVQE comes from the coding sequence ATGAGTTTGAGGTCAAAAACCAGAAGCGTCTTTATATTGGTCATTGTTATCTTCGGTTTAAGCTTACAGGCGTGTACCCAACAAGAAGAACAAACCCAATCTTTGTATAAGGCTTATGAAGATGCTTTTTTGATTGGAACTGCTTTAAATCGGGCTCAAATATTTGCTAATGCACCGGAGCTCACCAGAGATACTGTACGTGCTGACCGAAGAGGATATTTTTATTCTAGAGAAATCATCCCTGATCCAGAAGGACTTGAATTAGGTCTAAAACACTTCAATGTTATCACTCCAGAAAATGTGATGAAGTGGGAAGAAATACATCCAAGTCCGGGAGTATATAATTTTGAAGCAGCTGACCGGCTAGTTGATATTGCTCAGCAAGAAAGCAAAACAATAGTCGCTCATACGTTGGTTTGGCATAGTCAGGTGCCGGACTGGGTCTTTGAAGATGAAGACGGGGATGAGTTGACTCGGGAAGCGTTACTCAATCGAATGAAAGATCACATTCAAACAATAGTTGGCCGCTATAAAGGAAAAGTCTATGGTTGGGATGTGGTAAATGAAGCATTTAATGAAGATGGCAGCTTCAGAGAATCTCGCTGGTTTGAAATTATTGGTGAGGATTTCATCTCGAAAGCATTTGAATATGCTCATGAAGCTGATCCGGATGCACAGTTATACTATAACGATTACAATATGGAGAATCCTGAAAAAAGGGCGGGAATCATCAAACACCTTCAAAAAATGTTGGATGAAGGCGTGCCTGTTACCGGTGTGGGATCGCAAAGTCATTATAGCTTAAGAAACTTCCCGGAGTTTTCAGAGATAGAACAATCCATTATTGACTTATCATCCCTTGGGGTTGATGTGATGATTACAGAACTGGATTTAAATGTATTACCGTCAGCCTGGAGTGAAGACGGCCCCACGAAGGAAGGGACAGATATTTACCAGGATGGACTGCCGGAAGAAGTAGAGGAAGAGTTCACGAAAGTACACAAAGACCTTTTTGAGCTATACCTTAAACATAGCGATGTTTTAACCAGAGTTACATTTTGGGGTGTTTCTGATAATGGTACATGGCTCAACTACCTGCCGACTGAAAGAGTTAATTATTCATTGTTATTTGATCGGGATAATCAGCCAAAGCCGGCATTTCATGCTTTAATTGATGTAGCAAATAATCATTTCAAAGTTCAAGAATAG